Within Triticum dicoccoides isolate Atlit2015 ecotype Zavitan chromosome 1B, WEW_v2.0, whole genome shotgun sequence, the genomic segment GTTCCAGAAAAGCAAAATACCACCCCTAGTACCAAGGGCCGGTGTGACTGGAAAGTTCTTCAGCCTGACGTTGCCAAAGTAAATGATAGTAGCAGCGTCAGTCGTTTCCAACTTGGGTTCTTGAATGTGCACGAGTTTATGAGAGGAGGTCACAATCATCTCAAGGAAAATTGGTATTCTATCATGATAGTTTACCCCATGACATTACAACTAATGATGCTAAGGGTGTGTTCTAACATTGGCAAGAAAGGGTAATCAAGCAGAGCACACAAAGGAACACTTGCACATTAAGAAATAATGGACTACAAACAAGTTCGGACCATCTGTAACCACAGCATTATGCTACAAAGAGGAACAACAAGGTTCGGGAGAATGCCCTCCCCTAAAGACTGACAACAAAAGGCTTGCTAGCATCTGGGACTAAAAGAACTCAAGCAACAACTTGTACACAAAGTTAGACCAAAATCGTGGTTTTGATCAATTCATGTATTTACTAGTCGAGGCTCTGCTCGCCCCCATGCAGGATCAAAACATCCTCCATCGTGATAGCCAGGTCGCAGTCCTGCCTAAAGAGCGCATGGAGTGCGCTGACGGCGACCGACGACAGCTTCTCCTGGAATAGTTTATCAAACTTGGAGATAGCAAGCTGAGTAACATCCTCGCCTCGACGATAATCTCCATATGCCAGTACGGGATCTTGGCAATCACGCAACTAGGGTGGACTTGATTTTGGACTGGAGGCAAGCGTTGTTGAAAAGAAGTGACACAATGTCGGGCTGCAAAGTCGAGCCTATAGCAATGAAGAGTGTGAAGTAGGGAAGGCTAGTGTCAGATGACGAACAAAGTGGCAGATAGGGTCTCAACATTATGGGGTCTAGGGGTTGCGTTCCCATGCTCGTGCGTGAGATTCGACATGGACTCAACCATCAGTGGCGATGCAGAGGCCACTAGTGGCGGCGGTGTTCCCAAGACCGGAGTAGGTGTAGTAGGGTCATGCATATGTGTGAGTGGTAAGCGCATAATAGCTTCCCACGCAGTGGCGTACCATGCGCCACATAAGAGCTCGTGGCATCAGAGACGCAAGCCCACCGTTGGTGAAGCATTGAGAGTGTCGTGCAGTAGCTGAGTGAAACCAGCCCCCACCATGGCCTAGGATGCACCCTTTGACCATAGGACGTGGGAATCAGGGCCAAGACAGTCTTGCCCGCTAAGTTGTGCAGGCACGCGAGGGAGGGCTGTCAACTGTTGTCCTAGAAGCCGACGCATGGCCATCACGGGATGAGCGGATGTGCTAGACAAGCACTGCGTGGGGGACTGTCAAATAATGGTTTGAGGGGGTAGTAATAATTCGAGGTAATTGCACGGGCGGTGTTTGAACTTGCCATGCATGTTTTGCTTTAGTTGCTCTAGTTGCAAAATACCAAAACTGATGTAAAAGTTGGCTTTTGCGTGCAATGCAAAGGTCATCACAAGACATTATTGCTCTCGTGTGGCACTATATTTATGTTTGGAGTTGTCTATTATTCTTACGCGGCACCGAGTGCCTCGTACCTGCCAGTCCATGATTATTTCACTAGGTTGGTCCCACTTGTCTTCTAAGACAATGTTTTTCCGATTGTGTGTCCATGAAATGTGGGTCCCACGTAGCTCAACAGAAAAAAAATGATGGCTGCTACCAATCAACAGACTGATTTCTCAGAAAATCAGTCGACTTCACAATCGTCTGATTGTGCCGTTGATCAGCCCCTCCTCTCATGCAAATCTCTTTGGCAGCATCCTCACATTGTATCAGCCGTCACAACAAAAGCTTATCTCCACGCATAGCTTCCCTGCCGCCAGCGAGAACCATGGGTCACAGCACCATGACGCTACACTACACTGCAGCTCCCCGCCGCCAGTGAGGTCCACCAGTCGCAGCACCACATGGTGCACTGCAGCTCCGCCGCACTGCCAATGAAGACAGTCCCAACACAATGAACGTTGCACTGGAGCAACCACACCCCTCGCCTGCGAGGTCCACCGGTCGTAGCGCCATTTGTTGCATTCCAGCTTCGTCGTGCTGCCGATGAGACGGCTACAACACCATGAACATTGTATTGCAACTCCTCCCCACCGGTCGCAACACGACAAGATCTGCCGTCCCCGACAAGATCTGCAAGGACGCGACACCATGCGCGCTGCACGGAAGCATCCCTGTACGCCGGCAAGATCTGCGATGGTAGCTCCACCACTTGTGTTGTGCTGCAAGCCCCCCACACCCCTCCCCCCGACATGTGCTCCATGGAAGCATCCTCGGACACCGAGGAGAACCAATCGCTCCTCACCTGCAACGCCGGCGGCGTTGCACCAACGTGCTCGGCAACATCGACCATAGCAGCGGCCTACGGCGCCAATGATGCTCGGCAACACAGACGACAACAACAGGCAGCGCAGATGCTGCAAGACAGACGCAGGTGCAGCGGAACGATGGATGCTGGGCTGCCGCACGCCACCTGCGGTTACTCCGGCGAGATCCATAGTGAAAGGTCAGAGAGGCATGCGGAGAAGAAGTGGAAAAATGAGGATCTGGCTCGTGTGTGGAAGAATGAGTGGATCTGAACGCCATCATGATCCTGACTTTGACTTCTCGGGAGCTGTTACCATTGGCCACCATGGCTGGGCCGGAGAAACTCGCGGTTTGGCCTTTCTTAGCCAGGGGCTCAAGGCACGCATCAATATTTGGGAAAAGAGTCTGACCATGGATGCAAGCATCGGTGTGGCATAGTGgaatgggctcctggagttctgcaTGGATAGTGCGTCACATGGAGTACAGATGGAAAAGGTGTCCGGTGGTGAGGACTGAGAAGGAGACTCGCTTTGCCAAGCTTCTACCATGGCATGGTGGGACGTGAAAGAGGACACACGACAGAGAGCGGCTGCGGCGGTGGGAGCCGCGTCAGGTCACGATGTGGCTGAGCTCGCGAAACAGATGCGAAGGACCAAGCGGTGGCTAGCTTGATTCATCACTTCCTCCCATGTGAAAAGAAggggtaagagggagcatgttgacttgttgagagagagggagagagagagagagagagagagagagagagagagagagagagaaataggttCGTGGCTTTCTCTCCCGGGGAAACGATCCCATGCAACCAAACGAGTCCAATGCGGCATTAGTGCCAGTGGAGTGATGGATGTATATTTTTCTTGAGTTTTCATTTGTTACCGGGTGTATTATATGATGCTTAATGTGACATTGGTACTGCTGGCATATTATGGAAAGGAAACATGTTGTAAATGGGAAGGCTAGGGAAGGTGTATAAATGAGAAAATAAATCCACCACAGTCCCTAAATATGGACCGAGCCTTGACCCCCTAACTCAAACAAACGAGACCACACCAGACGGGAACCCAGATAATAGtaagaaagaaaaaaagacaagACCGGCCGTGACCCCCCATGGACCCGCGACTCAAACCCGACCGAGACGACACCACACAAACAAATGTCAAGTACCATGGACGACCCATGGGCGCTGCATGCGTCTACAGAGAATGTCAAGTACAGTATGATCTGTGGACGGGGAGTGCGTACCTGTGGTGCGAGAGGGTGGCAGCATGAGGAGAGATGGTCCAGAGGATGCGACCAAGGGCGCTCGGCGGCGGCATCACCTTCTCCTTCATCCTTGGTTCTTGCTTCTCCTCCTTGAACGTTGGCTGTTGCTCGCCAACGGAGTTGTGAAGCTCCTCCGCGGAGCTGctcatcattgtcatcatcttAGCAACAAATAGTATGACACAACAAGGACGACACGACCAGCTAGAAAAGGTTCTTCTTCATTCAATCCATCAATTACGACGCGTTGGTTAGGTTGAAAGGGAGTATCAACTGATCATTgtctatgtatatatgtatgtagacGCCCAGCCAATACATAAATAAGATGGTTACGAGGATCATATTTGTATGTATGTATCTATCTATCTTTCCTGAGTAGAGTAGTAATTTAGCAGTGATGTCACCGGTTCATCCGTCCAGCACCGCGTACACACAAACAATGGTAACTATTAATGGCATTGGTGTGAATGGGTCACTAATGCTTTTTTTTTTCGTTGCGAGATACCTCTATGATGAGTTGATGCTTTAGTGTGATGGATTAAGTGCTACCAGCATGAAAACAAAACATGCTCAATGTGCTGGATGAGTCCAAAAANNNNNNNNNNNNNNNNNNNNNNNNNNNNNNNNNNNNNNNNNNNNNNNNNNNNNNNNNNNNNNNNNNNNNNNNNNNNNNNNNNNNNNNNNNNNNNNNNNNNNNNNNNNNNNNNNNNNNNNNNNNNNNNNNNNNNNNNNNNNNNNNNNNNNNNNNNNNNNNNNNNNNNNNNNNNNNNNNNNNNNNNNNNNNNNNNNNNNNNNNNNNNNNNNNNNNNNNNNNNNNNNNNNNNNNNNNNNNNNNNNNNNNNNNNNNNNNNNNNNNNNNNNNNNNNNNNNNNNNNNNNNNNNNNNNNNNNNNNNNNNNNNNNNNNNNNNNNNNNNNNNNNNNNNNNNNNNNNNNNNNNNNNNNNNNNNNNNNNNNNNNNNNNNNNNNNNNNNNNNNNNNNNNNNNNNNNNNNNNNNNNNNNNNNNNNNNNNNNNNNNNNNNNNNNNCTCTCTCTTTCCACCTCTTACATGCGGGCCCCATTTAATGTGCTCGATGGGTCCAAAAAAGTTTATCTGACTGAAGTTGTAAAGAAAGATACAACTGCATGCAACACAAACCAGTAGGGAACTGCGACAAACATGCCAGTAATGATGATGAGTATGGACAATATCGCGAGGCGGAGGGATTTGCGTACCTGCGGAGAGAGAGGGTGACATCGGGAGCAGGGAGCGATAGGTCGGAGATGAGGTTGGGCTCGCGGGCGCCCGACGACAGCATCGGCTTCACCGCCTGTGCCTTGGCGGGGGTCAACTCCGGTTTAGGCGCGGGAGTGTGTGCAGGCGCCTCGCGGCGGCTACGCGAGCGCTTCCTTTGGCCCCACTGAAGCATTACATGGGCATTCGGTGAGGCGATGTCGTTGCCGCCACCGCCACTGACGTTGGATCCCTGGGAGGTGTGCATGACGTTGTTCAAGAGAGGGTGGCTCACAGGGGCAATTGGTGAGTACGCCGGTTGGGGCGGGTACGGAGCGTGACCCCACAATTTGTGTTGCTCAAGTGAGGTGCGGACGATGTCGCTGCTACCGCCGCCACCGACGTTGGGTCCCTGGTGTGTGTGCATGCCGACATTATAGATATGGTGGCTTGCGAGGGCAGCGGATGAGGATGTCGGGCACCCACGTGCCATGTGGTGCTCCAGCGAGGTGCGGGGAAAGTACGACACGAGGCATGAGGTGTCAGTGAAGACGACCGGGGTGCGCTCCTCCTTGCTCTGTGTGGGTCCCGGCGCCGGTGCCATTGGGTTACGGATCATGCTGCTACCGCCGCCATCAGCGAGAGGGAGGGAATGTGGGCTGATTCTCGGGTACCTGCACAGAAAACAAAATCAAACAAATGATCGTGACACGATGTTAACAAGCTATTGGATCGCAACAGAACCAAGTCGAACTTTTGGATACAACATGACATGAACATAAAAAACTACTTCCCCTCTTTGCGGGTTACTAGTAACCGAACAATATTTTTGTAagtatctactccctctgttccaaaatagatgacccaactttgtattaaagttaatacaaagttgagtcatctattttggaacagagggagtagcatgCATGCTCCCAGTAGATAGTTGTGAAGATCATATATGTATGTGAACATGTATCTATCTGTTATCCAAAAACAAACATGTATCTATCTCTTTTTTTGCGGGTGAGTGTACATGTATCTGTCTATCCTGAGTAGACACAAACAAGGACAACGAAAactattaatgtcattgtttaatgTGATGCATGGATGATTAATGTGATGGATGGATGCCAGTGCTAGCATGGAAACAAAACATAGTGCCGGATGAGTCCAAAAAAAGGTGCAATAGAGTGATGCTGTAAAGAAAGATCGAACTGCATGTAACACGAACCAGAGAGAACGGCGACAAAACAGATAGTATAGCCAAGGGGAGAGGCGTGCGTCGTACCCGTGGAGCCAGAGGGTGCCGGCACGAGGAGGGAGCGCCAGGGCCGCGCTGAGGATGGGACCAGGGCTGCCCGGCGGCGGCATCGTTGCTCGCGCCTGCGCCTTCGCCGCCCTGCGGCTCCTGTACTTGAGGGATTTCCGACGGCGCACCTCGGCGGGCGTCAGCTCGGGTTCGGGCACCGGCGCCTCGCGACGGCTGCGCGAGCGCTTCCCGTGGCCCCACCACTGGAGCGGCAAGGGAGAGTCCGACAAGGCGAtgccgctgccaccgccgccgccgaggttgggTCCCTGGGAGTGGGACGTGTGCATGGCGACGTCGTAGCGACGGTGGCTCACGAGGGCGGTGCGGGAGTAGTAGGGCGCAAGGCGTGAGGCGTCAGCGACGGCCGCCAGGGCGCGCTCGTCCTTGCTCGGTTGGCCGGCCGGCGGAGGCGCCTCGGGCTTCCGGCTCGCGCCGCTACCGCCACCATCAGCGAGTGAACCCGGGTTGATTCTCTGGGACCTGCACACATAACAAAATCAAAACAAACAATCCAACATTTGGATGCAGCACGAGACGAACAGCAAAAACTTGTTCCTCTCTTCGGATTCTAAACCAAAATCActatagaagaaaagaaaaaacacgTTTACACAAAGCAAAACTGAAGTGCGAACCCCGAGCATTCGAAGATCTGTTCGATGGAAATCCGCACAAATTAAAGAGCACACACAGAACTGAAGTGACTGCAGCAACGACATAGAAACAATCGGGCGAAAGAATGAATCCTCGGCAGGAACCAGATCCAATCGGCACTTCGGCAGGCACCAAAAGACACACGCACGCACaccgaaaagaaagaaaacataaaTCCGGAGCAGAATCGATCCCTCGGCAGGGAGGAACGAACAACCCACGGAACACGGCACGGGAAGAACACCGAGAGCGAAATCGCGGCGGCGAGAGGGCTACCTGATCATGTGGTTCACGTCCATTTCGGCGGGGCTGGGTTTGGAGGGGCGTCGGGAGCAGCGTCACAGCCTCCTCCTCGTCTCCCTGGCTGCCGATCACCACACACACACTCCCCTTCCACTCTCTGCCTTGTCCTCGTGCTCTCTAGCCTCTACAGATATGCTGCTAGCTAGGGCCTCCGCTAATGCGCACCCACCATTGTCCCGTGCGCAATGCTTCTCCTGAGGCGTGAGCGTGACGATCCCCGCGCTCACGTGACCCATCAACACTTGACGTCGCACTGAGTGGATAAGCGCCGTTGGTTTTAGACTAATTAATGCATGCTTATCTATCAGCAAAAAACAAATGCTTATCTATCTATACATGTGCTTCCAGCCAAAGAGGCAAACATGTAATAGCATCTCTAATGTTGGTAGCCATTGAGATTGATTTTTATGCTAAAAGTACCATCGTTCTTACTACATCTAAAATGGATATATATGCCTTTCACTTCTGTATAGGTT encodes:
- the LOC119350826 gene encoding uncharacterized protein LOC119350826, whose protein sequence is MHTSHSQGPNLGGGGGSGIALSDSPLPLQWWGHGKRSRSRREAPVPEPELTPAEVRRRKSLKYRSRRAAKAQARATMPPPGSPGPILSAALALPPRAGTLWLHGYPRISPHSLPLADGGGSSMIRNPMAPAPGPTQSKEERTPVVFTDTSCLVSYFPRTSLEHHMARGCPTSSSAALASHHIYNVGMHTHQGPNVGGGGSSDIVRTSLEQHKLWGHAPYPPQPAYSPIAPVSHPLLNNVMHTSQGSNVSGGGGNDIASPNAHVMLQWGQRKRSRSRREAPAHTPAPKPELTPAKAQAVKPMLSSGAREPNLISDLSLPAPDVTLSLRSSAEELHNSVGEQQPTFKEEKQEPRMKEKVMPPPSALGRILWTISPHAATLSHHSSSEEPHTAASEKQPGAKEEKQQPAPKGERKKQQQPQRQESIKATEEQKGKAPMVEVPPPVEEEEEEKAAMARPVVPRIVTQLTHEEKEEDWLAMTGTKLPRFPHRRPEIVQKQVNNICPGEWLWQANRTRYKVKEKKSEKRVGGLKGMSTDDEDSDSD